The following proteins come from a genomic window of Pyxidicoccus sp. MSG2:
- the deoC gene encoding deoxyribose-phosphate aldolase: MSDSQDVFAKFLEELADQARRRMDAWKETSPTESGAPAPDTLPSTARVDMESIRSPADLAPYIDHTLLKPEARAEDVAKLAEEARKHGFATVCVNSTHVATAARVLAGATTVPIAVVGFPLGASLPSAKAFEAREAIRAGAREIDMVLNVGALKSRDYALVHQDIATVVDAARPLPVKVILETSLLTDEEKVLACALSKAAGAAFVKTSTGFGGGGATAEDVALMRRVVGDDVGVKASGGIRSAEDAMKMLRAGANRLGASASVAIVSGQASTAKY; encoded by the coding sequence ATGTCCGACTCCCAGGACGTCTTCGCGAAGTTCCTCGAGGAGCTCGCCGACCAGGCCCGCCGTCGCATGGATGCCTGGAAGGAGACCTCGCCCACGGAGTCCGGTGCTCCCGCTCCGGACACCCTGCCGTCCACCGCCCGCGTGGACATGGAGTCCATCCGCTCCCCGGCGGACCTGGCGCCCTACATCGACCACACGCTGCTCAAGCCCGAGGCCCGCGCCGAGGACGTGGCGAAGCTGGCCGAGGAGGCCCGCAAGCACGGCTTCGCCACGGTGTGCGTGAACAGCACGCACGTGGCCACCGCCGCGCGCGTGCTGGCCGGCGCCACCACCGTGCCCATTGCCGTGGTGGGCTTTCCGCTGGGTGCGTCGCTGCCGTCCGCCAAGGCCTTCGAGGCCCGCGAGGCCATCCGCGCCGGGGCGCGCGAAATCGACATGGTGCTCAACGTGGGCGCGCTCAAGTCGCGTGACTACGCGCTCGTGCACCAGGACATCGCCACCGTGGTGGACGCCGCGCGCCCGCTGCCGGTGAAGGTGATTCTGGAGACGTCCCTGCTCACGGACGAGGAGAAGGTGCTCGCCTGCGCCCTGTCCAAGGCCGCGGGGGCCGCCTTCGTCAAGACGTCCACCGGCTTCGGCGGGGGCGGCGCCACCGCCGAGGACGTGGCGCTGATGCGCCGGGTGGTGGGCGACGACGTGGGCGTGAAGGCGTCCGGCGGCATCCGCTCCGCCGAGGACGCGATGAAGATGCTGCGCGCCGGCGCCAACCGCCTGGGCGCGTCCGCGTCCGTGGCCATCGTCAGCGGACAGGCCTCCACGGCGAAGTACTGA
- a CDS encoding TraR/DksA family transcriptional regulator: MNAKQREEFKKLLLALHSELTEKTPARIEPNRTDDARIGGDEDEQPLNEMMQAIASNRNRNMDGVLARVMKALGKLRDDPDSYGECEECGDELPLGRLRAMPYAEYCVTCQGAKDGPKGRATRKKLTDYT, from the coding sequence GTGAACGCGAAACAGCGAGAGGAATTCAAGAAGCTGCTGCTGGCGCTCCACTCCGAGCTGACGGAGAAGACGCCCGCCAGGATCGAGCCCAACCGCACCGACGACGCACGCATCGGCGGCGACGAGGACGAGCAGCCCCTCAACGAGATGATGCAGGCCATCGCCTCCAACCGGAACCGGAACATGGACGGCGTGCTCGCCCGGGTGATGAAGGCGCTGGGCAAGCTGCGCGACGACCCGGACTCCTATGGCGAGTGCGAGGAGTGCGGCGACGAATTGCCCCTGGGCCGGCTGCGCGCCATGCCCTACGCGGAGTACTGCGTGACGTGCCAGGGCGCCAAGGACGGCCCCAAGGGCCGCGCCACGCGCAAGAAGCTCACCGATTACACCTGA